The following coding sequences lie in one Numida meleagris isolate 19003 breed g44 Domestic line chromosome Z, NumMel1.0, whole genome shotgun sequence genomic window:
- the LOC110390318 gene encoding C-C motif chemokine 19-like gives MQRLHLLCLSLLVLRCTLHVYAGNNVLDCCLRTRETPIPRRIVQDYRMQLVQDGCDIPATVFITTRGKRLCAPPQAPWVLRLREKLDAGSAGKVPNQGN, from the exons ATGCAGCGGCTGCATCTTCTCTGCCTCAGTCTCCTGGTGCTGAGATGTACCCTGCACG TGTACGCTGGCAACAACGTCCTCGACTGCTGCCTGCGGACAAGGGAGACGCCCATCCCCCGGCGGATAGTGCAGGACTACCGGATGCAGCTGGTGCAGGATGGCTGCGACATCCCTGCCACTGT GTTCATCACCACGAGGGGCAAGCGGCTCTGTGCCCCACCCCAAGCACCGTGGGTGCTGCGCCTCCGAGAGAAGCTGGACGCTGGCTCTGCCGGGAAG gtCCCAAATCAAGGCAATTAG